The segment CCGCGGCCCGCGCCGAGGAACGCACCGGCGGCCGCGGCGCCCTCAACTTCCTGGAGGAACTCGACGCCCAGGACATCGCCGCCGACACCCTCACCCGGCGCGCCGTCCGGCCCGACGCCGTACGGCTGATGACCGCCCACCGTGCCAAGGGCCTGGAATGGCGGCTCGTCGTCGTCGCCGGTGTCCAGGAAGGCCTCTGGCCCGACCTGCGCCGGCGCGGCTCACTCCTGGAGGCCGACCGGATCGGCCGCGACGGCCTGGCCGAACCGCTCACCCCGGGCGCCCTGCTCGCCGAGGAACGCCGGCTGTTCTATGTGGCCGCCACCCGCGCCCGTGACCGCCTGGTCGTCACCGCCGTGAAGGCCGCGGCCGACGACGGCGACCAGCCGTCCCGTTTCCTGACCGAGCTGGGCGTCACCCCCCAGGACATCACCGGCCGCCCCCGCCGCCCCCTCGCGGTGGCCGCGCTGGTCGCCGAACTGCGCGCCACCACCGTCGACCCCGCCGCCACCCCCGCGCTGCGTGAGGCCGCCGCCCAGCGGCTCGCCAAACTGGCGGCACTGCACGACGACGACCACTACCCCCTGGTACCGGCCGCCCACCCGGACAACTGGTGGGGCCTGCACGAGCCCACCCACAGCAGCGTCCCGCTGCGCGACCGCGACCGCCCCGTGGTCCTCTCCGGCAGCGCCCTCGACCAGCTCGCCAACACCTGCTCCCTCCAGTGGTTCCTGGGCCGCGAGGTCAAGGCGGACACCCCCGCCACCGCCGCCCAGGGCTTCGGCAACGTCGTCCATGTGCTCGCCGACGAGGTCGCCTCCGGCCGCACCCCCGCCGATCTGTCCGTCCTCATGGCGCGCCTGGACTCCGTATGGGACGCCCTCGCCTTCGACGCCCCCTGGAAGTCACGCCAGGAGAAGGACCAGGCGCGCGCCGCCCTGGAGCGGTTCCTGCGCTGGCACGTCATGGAACGCGAGACCCGCGGCCGGGACACCGTCGCCACCGAGCACGGCTTCGACCTCACCCTCCGGGCCGGTGCCCACGAGGTCCGTATCCGCGGCAGCATGGACCACGTCTCCCAGGACGCGCAGGGCCGCGCCTATGTCGTCGACTTCAAGACCGGCAAACAGAAACCGACCGGCCCCGAGGTCGCCCGCCACCCCCAGCTCGCCGTCTACCAGCTCGCGGTGCGCGAAGGCGCCCTCGACGAGGCCTTCGACGGCCGCACCCCCGAACCGGGCGGCGCGGAACTGGTCCATCTGCGGCTGGGCGCCCCCCAGAAGGAAGGCGGCGACGCGCTGCCCGCCGTCCAGGCGCAGCCGCCGCCGGACGGCGAATGGATCGGGGAGCTCCTGGCCACCGCCGCGGGCCGCGTGCTGGAGGAGCGGTTCACGCCCACCACCGGCACCCACTGCACCCACTGCACCTTCCGGGCCTCGTGCAGCGCCCAGCCGGAGGGCCGGCACATCGTGGAGTGAGTTCCGCTGCGCTTGGCTGCCTTCCCACGTTTTCGGCTTTCCCGCCGTGGTTGTTGCTCGCCGTTGCGCCTGCGGCGGGCGGGGTCCGCTGCGCGGGGCTGTTGGGGTGCGGTGACGGGTCTGCGCGGGTGGGGGTTTCCGGACTGCTTCGCTTTACGTCCGGAAACCCCCACCCGCGCAAACCCGTCCCCTCCCGTTGAGGGGTGGGAAAGACGGTCGGTGGGGGTGCACGTGGGTGGTCCGGTGCACCTCGTAGATCGCAGTGGACGGCTCGGTCGCACCGGAACGGCTCGCGGCGGCCAGCCCCCACCCACCGTCACTCACTCCCCCAACGGGAGGGGACGGGCCGGAGGGGCCTGGTGTGTGGACGTAAAGCGAAGCAGTCCACACACCAGGCCCCGGAGGTCCGTCACCGCACCCGACAACCACCCGCCCGCCGCAGGCGCAACGGCGAGGGCACCGCGCAAGCGGGCCGCAAACGGCGAGGTCCCCCACGGCGGGAAAGCCGAAAACGTGGGAGAGCGGGCCCAGCGCAGCGGATTGTCAGTGGCGACCGCTACGGTTTTTGTCGTGTCAGCTCGCCTCACCGACCCCGATCAGCTCAAGGAGCTGCTCGGCATCCCGTTCACCCCGGAGCAGACGGAGTGCATCACCGCCCCGCCCGCCCCGCAGGTCATCGTGGCCGGAGCCGGTTCCGGCAAGACCACGGTCATGGCCGCCCGGGTGGTGTGGCTGGTCGGCACCGGCCAGGTCGCCCCCGAACAGGTCCTCGGGCTGACCTTCACGAACAAGGCCGCCGGCGAACTCGCCGAACGCGTCCGTGCCGCGCTGCTCGCCGCCGGCGTCACCGACCCCGACGCCCTCCCGCCCGCCGGCGGCGCCCCCGACCAGCCCCCCGGCGAGCCGCGGATCTCCACCTACCACGCCTTCGCCGGCCAGCTCCTCAAGGACCACGGCCTGCGCATCGGCCTGGAGCCCGGCGCCCGGCTGCTCGCCGACGCCACCCGCTTCCAGCTCGCCGCCCGCACCCTGCGCGCCGCCCCCGGCCCCTACCCGGCGCTCACCACCTCCCTGCCCTCCCTCGTGGAGGACCTCCTCGCCCTGGACGCCGAGCTCGCCGAGCACCTGGTGGACCCCGCCGCACTCCGCGCCTACGACAGCGACCTCCTCGCCACCCTCGACGGCGTCAAGCTCACCAACGCCGACCTGCGCAAAGCCCCCGAAACCGCCCGCGGCCGCCGGGAACTCCTCGACCTCGTCACGGCCTACCGCAGCGAAAAGCGCCGCCGCGACCTCCTCGACTTCGGCGACCAGATCGCCCACTCCGCGACCCTCGCCACCACCCGCCCGGAAGTCGGCCGTATCCTGCGCGACGAATTCCGCGTCGTCCTGCTCGACGAGTACCAGGACACCTCCGTCGCCCAACGCCTGCTGCTCTCCGGCCTCTTCGGCGCCGGCACCGGCCACGCCGTCACCGCCGTCGGCGACCCCTGCCAGGCCATCTACGGCTGGCGCGGTGCCTCCGTGGCCAACTTGGACGACTTCCCCGACCACTTCCCCTTCGAGGACGGCGCCCCCGCCCGCCGGTATGCCCTCAGCGAGAACCGCCGCAGCGGCGGCCGCCTCCTCGACCTCGCCAACGGCCTCGCCGCCCCCCTCCGCCGGATGCACGAAGGCGTCGAAGCGCTGCGCCCCGCCCCCGGCGCCGAGCGCGACGGCCTCGTCCGCTGCGCCCTGCTGCCCACTCACGCCGAAGAGCTCAGCTGGCTCGCCGACTCCCTCGCCCACCTCGTCCACACGGGCACCCCGCCCGGGGAGATCGCCGTGCTCTGCCGCACCGCCGGCGACTTCGCCCGCATCCAGGGCGAACTGGTCGCCCGGGACGTCCCCGTGGAGGTCGTCGGCCTCTCCGGGCTGCTGCATCTGCCCGAGATCGCCGACCTCGTCGCCGTCTGCGAAGTGCTCCAGGACCCCACGGCCAACGCCGCCCTGGTCCGCCTGCTGATCGGCCCGCGCTGGCGGATCGGCCCCCGCGACCTGGCGCTCCTGGGCCGCCGCGCCCGCACCCTCGTCCACCACGGCGGCCCCTCCGATGACCCCGCACAGCGGCTCGCGGAGGCCGTCGAAGGCGTCGACCCCGCCGAAACCATCTCGCTCGCCGACGCCCTCGACACCTTCCTGGAAGCCGACGGACCCGACGACGGCCTCCCGTTCTCCGCCGAGGCCCGGGTGCGCTTCGCCTACCTCGCCACCGAACTCCGCGACCTGCGCCGCTCCCTGGGCGACCCCCTCATGGACGTGCTCCACCGGGTGCTCGCCGCCACCGGCCTGGAAGTCGAACTGTCCGCCTCCCCGCACGCCCTCGCCGCCCGCCGCCGCGAAACCCTCGGCACCTTCCTCGACATCGCGGCCGGATTCGCCGCCAAACAGGGCGGTGAATCCCTCGACGGCGATGCCACCCTCCTCGCCTTCCTCGGCTTCCTGCGCACCGCCGTCCAGTACGAGAAGGGCCTCGACAGCTCCCTCCCCGGAGGCGACAACACCGTCAAGGTGCTCACCGCCCACAAGTCCAAGGGCCTGGAATGGGACGTCGTCGCCGTCCCCGGCCTGGTCGGCAAGCAATTCCCCAGCGAACAGGCCCGCGAGTCCTGGACCAGCCGCCCCAAGGTCCTCCCGCACGCCCTGCGCGGCGACGCGGCGACCCTCCCCGACGTCGAGGAATGGACCGCCCGCGGCCTGAAATCCTTCAAGGAGGCGATGAAGCACCACCAGGAAACCGAGGAACTCCGCCTCGGCTACGTCACCTTCACCCGCCCCCGCTCCCTGCTCCTCGGCTCCGGCCACTGGTGGGGCCCCCAGCAGAAGCGGCCGCGCGGCCCGTCCGTCTTCCTGGAGGCCCTGCGCGAGCACTGCGAAGCCGGCCATGGCGAGATCGAGCACTGGGCCGAGGCCCCCGAGGACGGCGACGAGAACCCGGCCCTCTCCGAGGCCGCCACGGAACAGGCCTGGCCCCTGCCCCTCGACCCCGCCGCCACCGCCCGCCGTCGCCGCGCCGCGGCCACGGTCCGCGCCCATCTGGAGCGCAGGACGGCGGGCCCGGGGTCGGCCGCCTCCGTACCCGCCGCACCCGCACGGTTCGCCCACGACCCCGACTGGCCGCCGGCCCCGCCGGAGGACACCTGGGACGGCGACCCGTACGAGGTCCCCGAGGCGGACCCGTTCGACCTTCCGGAGGCCGGGCCGTTCGACGAGGCCGCGCCGTATGGCTTCGACGAGGCCGCGCCGTATGAGGCGGCCGAGGCCGATCCCTTCGACGGGGATGACCTTGAAGCCGGACCGTTCGAGGACACCGGCTCGTTGGGGGACGCCACGGCGCACGCGGGCCCGACGTATGCCACCCCCGAGGCGGAGGCCGAGGCCCAGGCCGAGAGCGAGACCGCCCCCGCCCCCACGGCGGACCCGGCCGCCCCCCGCCCCCACATCGTCGCCCAGCGCTCCACCGAACCCGACCTCACCGGCCTGCCCGACCCGGCCCACCCGGCCCACGAGGCCGACACCACACCCCACCCCCTCCTCCCCGAAGAGCGCCGCACCATCGGCTCCTGGGACCGCGATCTGGACGCCCTCGCCGCCGAGCTGCGCCGCGCCCGCGCGACCGTCCGCGACGTCCCGCTGCCGTCCGCGCTCAGCGCCACCCAGCTCCTGCGCCTCGCCGCCGACCCGGACGGCTTCGCCCGCGAACTGGCCCGCCCCATGCCGCGCCCGCCCCAGCCCGGCGCCCGCCGCGGCACCCGCTTCCACGCCTGGGTGGAATCCCGCTTCGAAGAACTCACGCTGCCGCTGCTCGGCCCCGACGAACTGCCGGGCGCCGAACCGGGCGAGGAGACCGAGATCGTCGACGAGCACGACCTCGAAGCCCTCAAGGAAGCCTTCGCCCGTACCCCGTACGCCCACCGCACCCCCTACCGGGTCGAGGCCCCCTTCCAGCTGACCCTCGCGGGCCGGATGATCCGCGGCCGGATCGACGCCGTCTACAAGGAGCCCGGACCCGACGGCGACCGCTTCGAGATCGTCGACTGGAAAACCGGCCGCGCCCACACCGCCGACCCCCTCCAGCTGGCGATCTACCGCCTCGCCTGGGCCGAGCGCCACGGCCTGGCGCCGTCCGCCGTCGACGCCGCCTTCCTCTATGTCCGCACCGGCGAGGTCGTCAGACCCACCCGGCTCCCCGGCCGGGCCGGACTCGAACGCATCCTCCTCGGCGAGACCGCCGACCTGCCTCCCCCGGAAGGCCGATAGGCTCGGTCGTATGAGCACAACCCCGGACAGCGCCGTCCGCGCGTACCTCACCCTCCACCGCGAGGCCTTCCTCGAAGACCTCGCCGAATGGCTGCGCATCCCCTCCGTGTCCGCCGACCCGGAGCGCGCCGGCGATGTCCGCCGCAGTGCCGAATGGCTCGCCGCGAAGCTCACCGACACCGGCTTCCCGACCACCGAGATCTGGGAGACCGGCGGCCTGCCCGCGGTCTTCGCCGAATGGCCCTCCGGTGACCCGTCCGCGCCGACCGTGCTCGTCTACGGCCACCACGACGTCCAGCCCGCCGCCCGCGAGGACGGCTGGCACACCGACCCCTTCGCGCCGCAGACCATCGACGGCAAGCTCTACGCCCGGGGCGCCGCCGACGACAAGGGCCAGGTGTTCTTCCACACCCTGGGCGTCCGCGCGCACCTCGCCGCGACCGGCCGCACCGCCCCCGCCGTCAACCTCAAGCTGCTGATCGAGGGCGAGGAGGAGTCCGGCTCACCGAACTTCCCGGCCCTGATCGAAAAGCACGCCGACCGCCTCGCCTGCGACGCGGTGATCGTCTCCGACACCGGCATGTGGTCCAAGGACACCCCCACGGTGTGCACCGGCATGCGCGGCCTGACGGACTGTCAGATCGACCTCTACGGCCCCGACCAGGACATCCACTCCGGATCGTTCGGCGGCGCCGTCCCCAACCCCGCCACCGAGGCCGCCCGGCTGGCCGCCGCCCTGCACGACGCCGACCGCCGGGTCGCCGTCCCCGGCTTCTACGACGGCATGATCGAACTCACCGACCAGGAACGGGAACTCTTCGCCGAGCTCCCCTTCGACGAGGCGGAATGGCTGCGCACCGCGCACTCCCACGCCACCCTCGGCGAGGCCGGCAGCACGACCCTGGAACGCATCTGGGCCCGCCCCACCGCCGAGGTCAACGGCATCGGCGGCGGCTACCAAGGCCCCGGCGGCAAGACCATCGTGCCCGCCAGCGCCCAGCTCAAGCTGTCCTTCCGGCTGGTCGCGGGCCAGAACGCCGCCGCCGTGCAGCAGTCCGTACGCGACTGGGTCGCCGCACGCCTCCCGGCCGGCATCCGCCACGAGATCTCCTTCTGGGGCGCCACCCGCCCCTGCCTCACCCCGCTCGACCACCCCGCGCTCCAGTCCGTCGTCCGCGCCATGGGCCGGGCCTTCGGCCAGAAGATCCGCTTCACCCGCGAGGGCGGCTCCGGACCGGCCGCCGACCTCCAGGACGTCCTCGGCGTCCCGGTGCTCTTCCTCGGCATCTCCATCCCGTCCGACGGCTGGCACGCACCGAACGAAAAGGTCGAGCTCGACCTGCTGATGAAGGGCGTCGAGACCGCCGCCCACCTCTGGGGCGACCTGGCGGAGACCTGGCCAACGGCCTGACCGCGCGCACCGCCGTACCGACCCGCGCCCGTACGCAGCAATCACCCACGCCATAGGGGGAGTTGGAACACCAGTGACCACCTGGACCGACCACAGCGCCGACCGTCCGATCACCTTCAGCGCACCGAGCGGAATCGACCGCTCCGCCCATCACCGCCTCGACGAGGCCTGGCTGGCGGCGGCCTGGAGCCACCCGACGACGCGCGTCTTCGTGGTGTCCGGCGGCCAGGCGCTGATCGACGACACCCCCGACGGCCGTACCGAGCTGATCATGACGCCGTCCTTCGAGGCGCCGCTGACCGAGGCCCACCGCTACTACCTCGGCACCGACGACGACGGCGTCAGCTACTTCGCCCTCCAGAAGGACTCACTGCCCGGCCGCATGGACCAGTCCGCGCGCCCGGCGGGCCTGCGCGAGGCCGGCCTGCTGCTGTCGCCCCGCGACGCCGGCCTCCTCGTGCACGCCGTCGCCCTCGAAAACTGGCAGCGGCTGCACCGCTTCTGCTCCCGCTGCGGCGAACGCACCGTCATCGCCGCCGCCGGCCACATCCGCCGCTGCCCGGCCTGCGGCGCCGAGCACTACCCGCGCACCGACCCGGCCGTGATCATGCTCGTCACCGACGAGGAGGACCGCGCACTCCTGGGCCGCCAGGTCCACTGGCCCGAGGGCCGCTTCTCCACCCTTGCGGGCTTCGTCGAGCCGGGCGAGTCCATCGAGCAGTCGGTGGCCCGCGAGGTCTTCGAGGAGGCCGGCGTCGTCGTCGGCGAGGTCGAATACATCGCCAGCCAGCCCTGGCCCTTCCCCTCCAGCCTGATGCTGGGCTTCATGGCCCGCGCCACCTCCGCCGAGATCCAGGTCGACGGCGAGGAAATCGAAGAGGCCCGCTGGTTCTCCCGCGAGGACCTCCGCACCGCCTTCGAATCCGGCGAGGTCCTCCCGCCCTACGGC is part of the Streptomyces platensis genome and harbors:
- a CDS encoding ATP-dependent DNA helicase, translating into MSARLTDPDQLKELLGIPFTPEQTECITAPPAPQVIVAGAGSGKTTVMAARVVWLVGTGQVAPEQVLGLTFTNKAAGELAERVRAALLAAGVTDPDALPPAGGAPDQPPGEPRISTYHAFAGQLLKDHGLRIGLEPGARLLADATRFQLAARTLRAAPGPYPALTTSLPSLVEDLLALDAELAEHLVDPAALRAYDSDLLATLDGVKLTNADLRKAPETARGRRELLDLVTAYRSEKRRRDLLDFGDQIAHSATLATTRPEVGRILRDEFRVVLLDEYQDTSVAQRLLLSGLFGAGTGHAVTAVGDPCQAIYGWRGASVANLDDFPDHFPFEDGAPARRYALSENRRSGGRLLDLANGLAAPLRRMHEGVEALRPAPGAERDGLVRCALLPTHAEELSWLADSLAHLVHTGTPPGEIAVLCRTAGDFARIQGELVARDVPVEVVGLSGLLHLPEIADLVAVCEVLQDPTANAALVRLLIGPRWRIGPRDLALLGRRARTLVHHGGPSDDPAQRLAEAVEGVDPAETISLADALDTFLEADGPDDGLPFSAEARVRFAYLATELRDLRRSLGDPLMDVLHRVLAATGLEVELSASPHALAARRRETLGTFLDIAAGFAAKQGGESLDGDATLLAFLGFLRTAVQYEKGLDSSLPGGDNTVKVLTAHKSKGLEWDVVAVPGLVGKQFPSEQARESWTSRPKVLPHALRGDAATLPDVEEWTARGLKSFKEAMKHHQETEELRLGYVTFTRPRSLLLGSGHWWGPQQKRPRGPSVFLEALREHCEAGHGEIEHWAEAPEDGDENPALSEAATEQAWPLPLDPAATARRRRAAATVRAHLERRTAGPGSAASVPAAPARFAHDPDWPPAPPEDTWDGDPYEVPEADPFDLPEAGPFDEAAPYGFDEAAPYEAAEADPFDGDDLEAGPFEDTGSLGDATAHAGPTYATPEAEAEAQAESETAPAPTADPAAPRPHIVAQRSTEPDLTGLPDPAHPAHEADTTPHPLLPEERRTIGSWDRDLDALAAELRRARATVRDVPLPSALSATQLLRLAADPDGFARELARPMPRPPQPGARRGTRFHAWVESRFEELTLPLLGPDELPGAEPGEETEIVDEHDLEALKEAFARTPYAHRTPYRVEAPFQLTLAGRMIRGRIDAVYKEPGPDGDRFEIVDWKTGRAHTADPLQLAIYRLAWAERHGLAPSAVDAAFLYVRTGEVVRPTRLPGRAGLERILLGETADLPPPEGR
- a CDS encoding dipeptidase → MSTTPDSAVRAYLTLHREAFLEDLAEWLRIPSVSADPERAGDVRRSAEWLAAKLTDTGFPTTEIWETGGLPAVFAEWPSGDPSAPTVLVYGHHDVQPAAREDGWHTDPFAPQTIDGKLYARGAADDKGQVFFHTLGVRAHLAATGRTAPAVNLKLLIEGEEESGSPNFPALIEKHADRLACDAVIVSDTGMWSKDTPTVCTGMRGLTDCQIDLYGPDQDIHSGSFGGAVPNPATEAARLAAALHDADRRVAVPGFYDGMIELTDQERELFAELPFDEAEWLRTAHSHATLGEAGSTTLERIWARPTAEVNGIGGGYQGPGGKTIVPASAQLKLSFRLVAGQNAAAVQQSVRDWVAARLPAGIRHEISFWGATRPCLTPLDHPALQSVVRAMGRAFGQKIRFTREGGSGPAADLQDVLGVPVLFLGISIPSDGWHAPNEKVELDLLMKGVETAAHLWGDLAETWPTA
- the nudC gene encoding NAD(+) diphosphatase; translation: MTTWTDHSADRPITFSAPSGIDRSAHHRLDEAWLAAAWSHPTTRVFVVSGGQALIDDTPDGRTELIMTPSFEAPLTEAHRYYLGTDDDGVSYFALQKDSLPGRMDQSARPAGLREAGLLLSPRDAGLLVHAVALENWQRLHRFCSRCGERTVIAAAGHIRRCPACGAEHYPRTDPAVIMLVTDEEDRALLGRQVHWPEGRFSTLAGFVEPGESIEQSVAREVFEEAGVVVGEVEYIASQPWPFPSSLMLGFMARATSAEIQVDGEEIEEARWFSREDLRTAFESGEVLPPYGISIAARLIELWYGKPLPKP